DNA from Acinetobacter sp. ANC 7912:
TGTTCGGATCTCTTTCTATTGATGGGCTATCCTTCTTCTTCTGTTTAAAGGTAAAAGAAAATCCTGAAATAGAACGTCCTCTTTTATGCTGTTCATATTTTACAGTTATATCCGTATGCTCATTTATTTGTTTAATTGAAAGCTCTAAAACACGCTCTTTTAAATGAGCCATCCGTAAATATTCATTATCAAGAACGCCTAACTTCTTTCTAAATTCTTGTAGTTCTATGGTTGGGGTTTTACCAGTGCTTCGCCACTGAATTAGAAGCTCATATAAGCGAATGGCATAAGCGCTACTAAGACTACTAACTTGCTGTAATTCATATTTAGTAAATTGTTCTTCCAGTCGGGTTATGAAGGGAACAACAGCAGGTGCAAATATTAAGTCTACAGTTGCTTCATTGTCGTTATAAGCAATTTGAGATACCCAACGACTCATAACATTTCGGATATTCCCATTAGCTTTTTTCTCTTGATAGCTAAATTGACGCGCGAATAAATCCTTACAAGCATCTTTTAAGGCTTGATAAGCTGTATTACGGTGTACACCAAATTGATTGATATAACTATCTGCATGAACTTCTAATGGATCATTTGCATTAATCCCTTTCCCACTTTCCCTTGCTTCAACAATAGCCAATAAAATTAAACGTTGTTCTACTAAGTCTAAGTTATAGCTTGCGTTGATTAAGGCATTGTCTTTTACAACTAAATCTCTCATAGCCACTATTTTTTTATTGTGTATAAGTACACGTTAATATTATTTGTGTACTAATGCAAGGTAAACGTGGACATATTGCAAGGTAAACGTGGACATATTGCAAGGTAAACGTGGACATATTGCAAGGTAAACGTGGACATATAAGAGCTAAAACCCTTTATTCATAAGGCTTTCAAGCCATTTAAAAGCATTTAAAAACTTTAAAATAATTAAAAGCCAAGTCACGAAAAATTGCCCTTGGTTTTCGCTTCGCTCAAACTCTATTGAACTTCGCTTTCGCTCAGTTCGTCGGGGCAATTTTTTTGGTGAATACTTACGTGACTTTAAGAAAAAGTAAAAGAAACTTGGAATTCGCTTCGCTCATAGTACTTTTTTGCTCGCTTCGCTCGGGTCTAGACTCAATTTTCTACAAGTGATTTACTGTTTTTGAGATTTTGATACTAAAAAAATGTTTTTCAGGGAGTCTAGGCGCGACTTTTTATTGTGTCGCTCGTAGACACTCGCTTATATATTTATGTTTAGAAGCAAAAAATAGGGGATATTAGCTCGTTTAACTCTAAAAACAATATAAATCCCTGGTTAAATCATTAAACGCTCTTAAAACGCAAAATAGAGCCTTTGGAGCAGACATTCATATTTAAAACCCACACATGAAATAAACAGCAGCATGTTGCTGACGCTCAATTTACGGAACTCTTATTTATACAAATACCAAAATTGATCAAAAAAAACGCTATTTTATAAAAATGGTGTTTTTTATTCTTTTTTAATCAAAGATAAACTTTTATGCTTTCCGCATAAAAGGTATATTTTGATTAGATAATGATCTACTACACAACAACGAAAACAGACTGTCTTCTCAGTCTTATGCAATGCATTTCGAATGGAAGGGCTAAGTTTTGGTTTTCTGATACTGTGCCTTTTTCAAAGTTCCATCATGTGCTTCCAAAATTAATTTTGGAGTATGGCCTCGATCTGACTGAATCTGAGCGTAAGAAAAAATCGGACTACGGGGAACCAGTATGGAGTCTGGTCATCAATTATGATCCAGCCAAAAGTGAGGTATTCCAGTTTTGGTTATTTACCACAGGCTACAGAGAAGCGCGAAGAAGTAAGCTGACGCTAAAAGAAATACTCGCCAAAAATTCGAGCATGGTACAGAAGCAAAAGTTGAATAGTATCTTGACGACTAAAAAAGAAAAACTGCTGCGCTATGGGGATTATGTACTGGGACAATACATTGAGTTTAGTGATCTTAAGCCGGAATTTTCTCGGGTTTATTATCATCC
Protein-coding regions in this window:
- the repM gene encoding replication initiation protein RepM yields the protein MRDLVVKDNALINASYNLDLVEQRLILLAIVEARESGKGINANDPLEVHADSYINQFGVHRNTAYQALKDACKDLFARQFSYQEKKANGNIRNVMSRWVSQIAYNDNEATVDLIFAPAVVPFITRLEEQFTKYELQQVSSLSSAYAIRLYELLIQWRSTGKTPTIELQEFRKKLGVLDNEYLRMAHLKERVLELSIKQINEHTDITVKYEQHKRGRSISGFSFTFKQKKKDSPSIERDPNTLELFSKMTDAQRHMFANKLSELPEMGKYSQGTESYQQFAVRIAEMLQDPAQFKELYPYLKKVGYMPSNKKDTVNG